GTGACGGCCACAGATAGCGCGGTGTCGCCGGCCGCCTCGGGCAGTGCCAGTATTTCCGTGGTGCCGGGATCGTATAGCACCATGGCTCTGTTTGAGAATGGCACCGCGGTCACGAGCCCGGTGACGGTGGCGGCCAACACGCCTGTGGCGTTCACGGTGACGCCGGTGGATGCGGGAGGCAATCCGGTGGTGGCGCCGACTACCATCACGGTCGACTTGACCGCCAATCCCTCGGGGACCACGGCCATTACTACCGGCGCGTTCCGTTTGACGCCGACCGGGGCCGACATCGAGCAAGTTCAGGTGCCGGCAGGCTCCACGGGTGTGACCGTGTACTACGTGAATGGCACGAGTGGATCGTATACCGTGGGAGATGCGACGCAGACACTGGCATCGTACGCCATTTCTGGATTTGTGGGTACGGCCGCGGGAACAACTAGCACGGTGACGGTCACCACACTGGATCAATATGATTACCTGATCACCACCGTACCCAGTGCTACTGTGTCATTCAGTTCCACCAATGATGGAGGAACCGGGGATGTTGATGAGAGCGGCTCGATTTCGGGGTCGGATTTGTCGTCGGGCACTCTCACCTTCTCGAGCGGCGAGGCGACGTTGACCTACACGGCGGGGAATGAGACGCTATCAAGCGCCACGGGATCAGCACCAGACTACGATGTGACAGATACCTTGACGATCAGTGGAGACGGGGTGACCGATACCGCCGTGAACTCGGGATTATAAGATCGGAGGATCATTTCCACTTAATCCGAAGGCATTGTCGGTAGCATGGGGGCAGGGGCCGGTCCGGTGACGGGCCGGCCTTTGTTTGAGCTTGGTGATTGGGCGACACAAGGGGGCCACAAGGGCATGGAGAAGACCACATTGCAGCAGTATGAAGTGACGACGGCGGAGTTATTGCGGGCGGGACGGTGGTCGGCGGCGCAAGCGCGGGCTGTGGAAGGCCTCATGCACTTTCCCGCGGGCGCGCAGTTGTGGGTTTATCTGGGGGAGAGTCTCGAACACTTAGGACAACGAGGCCCGGCCCGAACGGCCTACGATCGCGCCTGGATGCTGGATCCTGCGGCGGCGTGGGTACCGGCGACCTGGGCACGCCTGCAGCACGTCGCCCCCACGGTGCCGGACTGGCTGGAGCGGGTGTTGGCCGTGCCCGCCGTCACCGTCACCGCCGCTCTCATCGCTCGCGATGAGGAAGACACCATCGGCACGGCGGTGGCCCGGTTAATCCCGGCTGTGGACGAAGTCCTGGTGGTGGACACGGGCAGTACGGATGCGACCGTGGCACGGGCCCGGGAGGCGGGGGCGCGTGTTGTGGCGTATGAGTGGACGGATGATTTTAGTGCAGCACGCAACTTTGGTTTGGAGCAGGTGCGCACGGATTGGGTCTTATGGGTGGATGCCGACGAATGGCTGTTTCCTGAGGATGTGGCCGTCCCGCGCGTGGTAGCGGGCCTGTTCCACGCGGCTGACCCGCCGCCCATTCTCCGGATTGTCCAAATGAACCGGATTGGCTCGGTGGTCGATCCCAATTACGATTCGTCGCGCATGTTTCGCGTGGGACAAGGATTTCGCTGGGTGGGGCGGATTCATGAACAGATTGCGCCGCCGTCGGCGGGGGCCTCCCTCATACCCTGGCCGCGCCCGGTGGTCCGCATTCGCGTCGACCATGCCGGCTATGACCCCGCCGTGGTGCAACGCAAAGGCAAATGGGATCGGAATATTCGGTTGTTGCG
The Sulfobacillus thermosulfidooxidans DNA segment above includes these coding regions:
- a CDS encoding tetratricopeptide repeat-containing glycosyltransferase family 2 protein: MEKTTLQQYEVTTAELLRAGRWSAAQARAVEGLMHFPAGAQLWVYLGESLEHLGQRGPARTAYDRAWMLDPAAAWVPATWARLQHVAPTVPDWLERVLAVPAVTVTAALIARDEEDTIGTAVARLIPAVDEVLVVDTGSTDATVARAREAGARVVAYEWTDDFSAARNFGLEQVRTDWVLWVDADEWLFPEDVAVPRVVAGLFHAADPPPILRIVQMNRIGSVVDPNYDSSRMFRVGQGFRWVGRIHEQIAPPSAGASLIPWPRPVVRIRVDHAGYDPAVVQRKGKWDRNIRLLRQAVAEAPHDVVPLGFLGRDLFLAGHTEEAVEVLRQAETLAVATPGYGRLAELRQVLAEALWRLGRLDEALAVTERQTTDAPTFPGGWYLRAQLQLAQAVTLLDAAAEGFQTALQHAPTYRGVVSFDSQIATWKALVGLADVAKLKGRWDEALRLYEQARTVVPDNAAISQQIRYLQTQAAWVHDHVTSQRLGTAR